The Flaviramulus sp. BrNp1-15 genome has a window encoding:
- a CDS encoding NAD(P)/FAD-dependent oxidoreductase: protein MINKDVIVIGGGAAGFFAAINIAEQHPELKVAILERGKEGLQKVKISGGGRCNVTHAEFIPQELVLNYPRGEKELLGPFHQFMTGDTIEWFEKRGVELKIEDDGRMFPISNSSQTIIDCFLNEAQKHNVEVLYNQIVTNVSPLTESIGFEILTKSETYNCEKLVIATGSNTKMWNVIEDLGHTISQPVPSLFTFNVKDKRIKTIPGVVAQNVEVKVVGSNLESEGPLLVTHVGFSAPAILKLSAFGAIELAKRNYKFDIEINFIRMSFNDCLDTLKGFKQDLKKKTIFKFSHFNLPKRLWHQLVLASNITENTTWSDVNKSQLEALATQLTKAIFGVDGKSTFKEEFVTAGGVNLKEVNFKTFESKLFKNLFFAGEVLNIDAITGGFNFQNAWTSAYIAAQNISK, encoded by the coding sequence ATGATAAATAAAGATGTAATTGTTATTGGAGGAGGTGCTGCAGGTTTTTTTGCAGCTATTAATATTGCGGAACAACATCCAGAACTAAAAGTTGCCATTTTAGAGCGCGGAAAAGAAGGCTTACAAAAAGTAAAGATTTCTGGAGGCGGACGCTGCAATGTTACACATGCTGAATTTATTCCTCAAGAATTAGTATTGAATTATCCAAGAGGTGAAAAAGAATTACTTGGGCCTTTTCATCAATTTATGACTGGAGATACCATAGAGTGGTTTGAAAAACGAGGAGTAGAATTAAAAATTGAAGACGATGGTAGAATGTTTCCCATCTCAAACTCTTCTCAAACAATTATTGATTGTTTTTTAAATGAAGCCCAAAAACACAATGTTGAGGTATTGTATAATCAAATCGTAACAAATGTGTCTCCACTTACGGAATCGATAGGTTTTGAAATTTTAACTAAAAGTGAAACATACAATTGCGAGAAACTTGTAATTGCAACAGGAAGCAACACTAAAATGTGGAATGTTATAGAAGATTTAGGTCATACCATTTCGCAACCGGTTCCATCACTTTTTACGTTTAATGTTAAAGATAAACGTATAAAAACCATTCCAGGGGTTGTGGCTCAAAATGTTGAGGTTAAAGTTGTCGGGTCTAATTTGGAATCTGAAGGGCCGCTACTTGTAACACATGTTGGTTTTAGTGCACCAGCAATATTAAAATTATCTGCTTTTGGAGCAATTGAATTGGCAAAAAGAAATTATAAGTTCGATATAGAAATTAATTTTATTAGAATGTCTTTTAATGATTGTTTAGATACTTTAAAAGGTTTTAAGCAGGATTTAAAGAAAAAAACCATATTCAAATTTTCTCATTTTAATTTACCAAAACGTTTATGGCATCAATTGGTATTGGCTTCAAATATTACTGAAAACACAACATGGTCAGACGTTAATAAAAGTCAGTTAGAAGCATTAGCAACTCAATTAACTAAAGCTATTTTTGGTGTTGATGGAAAAAGTACATTTAAAGAAGAATTTGTTACTGCTGGAGGGGTTAATTTAAAAGAAGTAAATTTTAAAACCTTTGAAAGTAAACTGTTTAAAAACTTGTTTTTTGCAGGAGAAGTTTTAAATATTGATGCTATCACGGGAGGATTTAATTTTCAAAATGCTTGGACGAGTGCATATATTGCTGCTCAAAATATTTCAAAATAA
- a CDS encoding DUF1697 domain-containing protein, with translation MTTYIALLRGINVGGHKKVAMAELRKLLTKIGLSNVQTYIQSGNIIFHSSVKNKEELEQKIHHAIQDHFGFDVSVLVRTGLDLQRIFDDCPFNNEKKENSYFMLLHTNPNDGLIQIASEKMYEGEEYQIINDCLYLYCEKGYGKSKFNMNYFEKKLQTSATTRNYKTMLKLLSLLAD, from the coding sequence ATGACAACTTACATCGCATTGCTTAGAGGTATAAATGTTGGCGGGCATAAAAAAGTGGCTATGGCAGAATTACGTAAGTTACTTACCAAAATTGGTCTTAGTAATGTGCAAACTTATATTCAAAGTGGAAATATTATTTTTCATTCTTCTGTAAAAAATAAAGAAGAATTAGAACAAAAAATTCATCATGCGATTCAAGATCATTTTGGATTTGATGTTTCTGTTTTAGTGAGAACAGGATTAGATTTACAACGTATTTTTGATGATTGTCCGTTTAATAATGAGAAAAAAGAAAATAGCTATTTTATGTTACTGCATACAAATCCGAATGATGGGTTAATACAAATAGCTTCTGAAAAGATGTATGAAGGTGAAGAGTATCAAATTATTAATGATTGTCTTTATTTATACTGTGAAAAAGGTTATGGAAAATCAAAATTCAATATGAATTATTTTGAAAAAAAACTACAAACCAGTGCAACTACAAGAAACTATAAAACTATGTTAAAGTTGTTATCTTTGTTGGCAGATTAA